The following coding sequences lie in one Arachis ipaensis cultivar K30076 chromosome B05, Araip1.1, whole genome shotgun sequence genomic window:
- the LOC107641303 gene encoding serpin-ZX-like gives MSQVVDMLSKKTKLNEKQLTALGFFQDSGESSVSQNHDKEKEITLDDAAAAAAAPDATTKDGEKATAAPVITPEFRLANHLLLSKESGGYKNVAFSPLCIKLLLSIVAAGSNGPVCDELLSFLRSESINDLNSVATQLLFSVFVDRSSSGGPHLSYANGVWVDKTLSLKPSFSQVLENTYKSTFASLDFTNTDEVAKEINSWVERETKGVIKNLIDPDSIQLTDLIMANTLYFKGLWWDSNTFRQKDTRDGDFHLLDGSCSVKVPFMDGSHRRYAIAHHYQDFKVLSLDYKVASSENVPRRRYTMHIFLPDEINGLPALVEKVRRQYSFE, from the exons TTTCACAAAATCATGACAAGGAAAAGGAAATCACTCTCGACGACGCTGCTGCCGCCGCCGCCGCCCCCGACGCCACCACCAAAGATGGTGAAAAAGCAACGGCCGCTCCGGTGATCACTCCTGAATTCAGGCTTGCAAATCACTTACTACTCTCCAAAGAAAGCGGCGGTTACAAGAACGTTGCTTTTTCGCCTTTGTGCATCAAACTCCTTCTTAGCATTGTCGCCGCCGGGTCCAACGGCCCGGTTTGTGACGAACTCCTCTCGTTTCTCCGGTCAGAATCCATCAACGATCTTAATTCCGTAGCAACTCAGCTCTTGTTCTCCGTGTTTGTCGACCGTTCTTCGAGCGGCGGGCCTCACCTCTCTTACGCGAATGGTGTTTGGGTTGACAAAACCCTATCTCTGAAGCCTTCCTTCTCACAAGTTTTGGAGAATACTTACAAGTCCACTTTTGCTTCACTTGATTTCACAAACACG GATGAAGTAGCGAAGGAAATTAACTCATGGGTTGAAAGGGAGACGAAAGGCGTTATTAAGAACTTGATTGATCCTGATTCAATCCAATTAACGGATTTGATCATGGCGAACACACTCTACTTTAAAGGATTATGGTGGGACAGCAacaccttcagacaaaaagataCACGGGATGGTGACTTTCATCTCTTAGATGGGAGTTGCTCAGTGAAGGTTCCCTTCATGGATGGAAGTCACCGCCGTTACGCCATTGCTCATCATTATCAAGATTTCAAGGTCCTCAGTCTTGATTACAAGGTAGCCAGCAGCGAAAATGTCCCCAGAAGGAGGTACACCATGCATATTTTTCTTCCCGATGAAATCAACGGCTTGCCTGCTTTGGTTGAAAAGGTACGTAGGCAATACTCATTTGAGTAA